TCCCCCAATTCTTTAGACCTTTTTTGATTGCGCTTTTTCCATTGATCCTTACAATATTTGTAGATTTTTGAGATTTTATGAAAATCGCCATTGCCTCAGATCACGCCGGATTTAAATATAAAGAAGAAATCAAGAAATTTCTTGGAAAAAAAGGGCATGAAGTGAAAGATTTTGGAACGAATTCGGAAGAATCGTGCGATTATCCAGACTTTATTTTCCCAGCTGCGCAGTCAATTTCAAAAGGAGATTCAGAGCGAGCCATTGTTCTCGGAGGATCTGGAAATGGCGAAGCAATCGTCGCGAATAAGGCGAAAGGAGTTCGCTGTACGCTTTGCTGGAGCGAAGAATCTGCCAAGCTT
This portion of the Candidatus Peregrinibacteria bacterium genome encodes:
- the rpiB gene encoding ribose 5-phosphate isomerase B; this translates as MKIAIASDHAGFKYKEEIKKFLGKKGHEVKDFGTNSEESCDYPDFIFPAAQSISKGDSERAIVLGGSGNGEAIVANKAKGVRCTLCWSEESAKLARLHNDSNCLSLGQRMMSLETALKIVEIWLRTEFEGGRHAVRIQKIADLEKR